From Plasmodium brasilianum strain Bolivian I chromosome 5, whole genome shotgun sequence, the proteins below share one genomic window:
- a CDS encoding fam-m protein, which translates to MKQKINSLLLIKIVAFILLTWIYCVNKDMNTYNKSINQCYKLGRKLDTRNYRLLAKCKKNKNSNMVWLKEDIPNIVEYEKNDMSNNEKWAKGRKGQSDRSILNKAQYFIEVVDYNNGMFDGKHFHFEKKWIKKKDFDNFIEKNKRIRDIALKKIKFRNYGYGVVIFFLFLLVGIGLPLLQGKGWVIYNGKTALSGFDWVKGIASKLGGAQHYFFLISFSVLIIILAIIIIRVIPKILRNNEKYKRIKYMSDMYE; encoded by the exons atgaaacaaaaaattaattcgcTCCtacttattaaaattgttgCGTTTATACTTTTAACATGGATATACTGTGTTAATAAGGATATG aaTACGTATAACAAATCTATTAATCAGTGCTACAAACTTGGTAGAAAATTAGATACAAGAAATTATCGATTACTagcaaaatgtaaaaaaaataagaattcaAATATGGTGTGGTTAAAAGAAGATATTCCAAATATTGTGgaatacgaaaaaaatgatatgtcaaataatgaaaaatgggCTAAAGGAAGAAAAGGACAATCTGATAGaagtatattaaataaggcACAGTACTTCATAGAAGTTgtagattataataatggaatgtttgatggaaaacatttccattttgaaaaaaaatggattaaaaaaaaagattttgataattttattgaaaagaACAAGAGAATTCGAGATAttgcattaaaaaaaataaaatttagaaattaCGGGTATGGagttgttatattttttctttttttactagTAGGAATAGGATTACCCTTGTTACAAGGAAAAGGGTGGGTCATATATAATGGTAAAACTGCTCTCAGTGGTTTCGATTGGGTTAAGGGAATAGCATCTAAGCTAGGTGGAGCacaacattatttttttttaatatcatttagtgtacttattattatattagcTATCATAATTATTAGAGTTATTCCTAagattttaagaaataatgaaaaatataaaagaattaagtATATGAGTGATATGTATGAATAA
- a CDS encoding fam-l protein — translation MELKNKLLFFTKITLFIFLYWIYHFNYDVCMFNKSIDRYHSLCKNLDKRTYRLLKIYKQDENSNILEIKEDIPNNALIVDMSLSFSGGKGFLQFLVSNEDLESLSSYFKDYFDECRNRYLILFKLRVILILGVAFCHKKVKKFEKINFRKRKTI, via the exons ATggaactaaaaaataaattgctcttttttacaaaaattactttgtttatttttttatactgGATATACCATTTTAACTATGATGtg TGTATGTTTAATAAATCAATAGATAGATATCACAGcctttgtaaaaatttagaTAAAAGAACTTATCGattactaaaaatatataaacaggatgaaaattcaaatattttagaaataaaagaagacaTACCAAATAATG CACTCATAGTAGATATGTCCTTGAGTTTTTCAGGAGGTAAGGggtttttgcaatttttagTGTCAAATGAAGATTTAGAATCGTTGTCATCATATTTTAAGGATTATTTTGATGAATGTCGAAATcgatatttaatattattcaaaCTAC GTGTCATACTTATATTAGGAGTTGCTTTCTGCcacaaaaaagtaaaaaaatttgaaaagattaattttagaaaaagaaaaactatATAA